In Cyanobacteriota bacterium, the DNA window CTGGGATTAAGACAATCGCTAGCTACACGGCTGTTAAGACCTTGGCGGAGGTAGGTGACCCTAGTTACTATGTGGAAGCTGCTGCTCTGCGGGCTGTGGGTACGATCGCTGCTACCGTCACTAGTCAAGAAAAATCGGCGATCGCGCTGCTCAAAACAGCCCTAGAAAACCGCTCCGGTTGGAACGAAATTGTGCGGTCTGGAGCCATTGGTGGCCTTAGTCAGCTCAAAACCTCAGTTGCTGCCCTAGACCTAATTCTCGACTACACAGAGCTAGGTGTACCCCAACCCTTACGTCTTGCTGCCATTCGTGCCTTGGGCGCTATTTCTCCAGGTCAGGCCGCACCTGATGTTACCCGCATTCTAGATCGGCTGCAACTGCTTGCCCGTGAAACTTTCTTCCTCACCCAAGTTGCTG includes these proteins:
- a CDS encoding HEAT repeat domain-containing protein gives rise to the protein GIKTIASYTAVKTLAEVGDPSYYVEAAALRAVGTIAATVTSQEKSAIALLKTALENRSGWNEIVRSGAIGGLSQLKTSVAALDLILDYTELGVPQPLRLAAIRALGAISPGQAAPDVTRILDRLQLLARETFFLTQVAVCSALGQMETTRAIGILQSLADQTPDGRVRRLAEEAIQSVQRQAGSDKAVKQLREELEELKQANQELRSRLAALEAKTASTPNQS